A stretch of the Sorangium aterium genome encodes the following:
- the tssA gene encoding type VI secretion system protein TssA has protein sequence MAAEDAVQQSKERIEALFAPINGGVGADVTYDEAFEGLKNEVDKLQSLAGGKVDWGRIASVADELLSEKSKDFRVALYYAAAKSQVDKLPGLLDGLVLVQELSNAFWDTMYPAIKRPKARGNLCSWFGDLAAGTLSGLAVSAADRDVVNAIDQVSRALDVDLADKLGDAYGGLGPLRNAVRSLVASLPAEAPPPPPPPPPPPPPPPRVEPPKVEAPPAATPAAAAPPPAPVAVAAAGDPALSLEAIVDEDSALTALGKCSPLMARAGDALRAADPKRASAYRILRVGLWVDLLDDPGASSPTGSTAIPPPPEHVLQTLPALTSQGAFADLLQVADEYAQSYPLWLDPHRYVANALEQLGDDYADAKRAVLVEVGALLLRAPLLPTLKFSDGTPFADGETQAWLSSEVAAALGGSGASGAAAPARPRSYLDKPLSEARGLVANQQPIDAMALLEKAAAAAPSALDRFRVRLAMAQINIELSQFLVARAQLEALEHLVDHHRLTTWQPDLCAELYAALYTCYRVLNQGYEATPEAKAKETLCFERVCQLDAALALKLSLGE, from the coding sequence ATGGCCGCTGAAGACGCCGTCCAACAATCCAAAGAGCGGATCGAGGCGCTGTTCGCGCCCATCAACGGCGGCGTCGGCGCCGACGTCACCTACGACGAGGCGTTCGAGGGCCTCAAGAACGAGGTCGACAAGCTGCAGTCGCTCGCGGGCGGCAAGGTCGACTGGGGGCGCATCGCGAGCGTCGCCGATGAGCTCCTGAGCGAGAAGTCAAAGGACTTCCGCGTCGCTCTCTACTACGCGGCGGCGAAGTCGCAGGTCGACAAGCTGCCCGGCCTGCTCGACGGGCTCGTGCTCGTGCAAGAGCTGAGCAACGCGTTCTGGGACACCATGTATCCCGCGATCAAGCGGCCCAAGGCGCGCGGCAACCTGTGCTCCTGGTTCGGAGACCTCGCGGCAGGGACGCTCTCCGGCCTCGCCGTCTCCGCCGCGGACCGCGACGTTGTGAACGCCATCGACCAGGTGAGCCGCGCCCTGGACGTCGACCTCGCCGACAAGCTCGGCGACGCCTACGGAGGGCTCGGCCCGCTGCGGAACGCGGTCCGCAGCCTCGTCGCGAGCCTGCCCGCGGAGGCGCCGCCGCCGCCTCCTCCTCCTCCTCCTCCGCCGCCTCCTCCTCCGCGGGTCGAGCCGCCGAAGGTCGAGGCACCGCCGGCGGCCACGCCGGCGGCCGCCGCGCCGCCGCCCGCGCCCGTGGCCGTGGCCGCCGCGGGCGATCCGGCGCTCAGCCTCGAGGCGATCGTCGACGAGGACTCGGCGCTCACCGCCCTCGGCAAGTGCTCGCCCCTGATGGCGCGCGCGGGCGACGCGCTCCGGGCGGCGGATCCGAAGCGGGCGTCCGCGTACCGCATCCTGCGGGTCGGGCTCTGGGTCGACCTCCTCGACGATCCGGGCGCGTCGTCTCCGACGGGCAGCACGGCGATCCCGCCGCCGCCCGAGCACGTGCTGCAGACGCTCCCGGCGCTCACGAGCCAGGGGGCGTTCGCCGATCTGCTGCAGGTCGCCGACGAGTACGCGCAGAGCTACCCTCTCTGGCTCGATCCGCACCGGTACGTCGCGAACGCGCTCGAGCAGCTCGGCGACGACTACGCCGACGCCAAGCGGGCGGTGCTCGTCGAGGTGGGCGCCCTGCTGCTCCGCGCGCCGCTCCTGCCGACCCTCAAGTTCAGCGACGGTACGCCGTTCGCGGACGGCGAGACGCAGGCCTGGCTCTCGTCCGAGGTCGCGGCCGCGCTCGGCGGCTCGGGTGCGAGCGGCGCCGCAGCCCCGGCGAGGCCGCGGAGCTACCTCGACAAACCGCTCTCCGAGGCCCGAGGGCTCGTCGCGAACCAGCAGCCCATCGACGCGATGGCGCTCCTCGAGAAGGCCGCGGCCGCGGCTCCGTCGGCGCTGGACCGCTTCCGCGTGAGGCTCGCGATGGCCCAGATCAACATCGAGCTGTCCCAGTTCCTCGTGGCGCGGGCGCAGCTCGAGGCGCTGGAGCACCTCGTCGACCACCACCGACTGACCACCTGGCAGCCGGATCTCTGCGCGGAGCTCTACGCCGCGCTGTACACGTGCTACCGGGTCCTGAACCAGGGCTACGAGGCCACCCCCGAGGCCAAGGCGAAGGAGACGCTCTGCTTCGAGCGGGTCTGCCAGCTCGACGCGGCGCTCGCCTTGAAGCTGTCGCTGGGGGAGTGA